The Streptomyces sp. NBC_00670 genome window below encodes:
- a CDS encoding MFS transporter — MSAERAPSPTRWWTLGIVALGSFMLMLDLSVVSIALPQIHESLGSSFADLQWVFDAYALTLAIFLVAAGSLADRIGRKKLFQVGFAVFTVASLACGLADGANALSWFRAIQGVGAAVMFAVGPAMLSHEFHGKERATAFTAFGAAVGLAVATGPLIGGSLINSLSWRWIFYINVPVGVIALVIGALRVRESRNPKAHPTDWAGLATFSVALAALVYATIRGPVEGWKSATTLGLYAASAVFLALFVFIEKRLGERAMIDLAFFRSPTFIGISLVAMIGNAGALPSVFFETSYIENMLHVDAWGTGLRFLPLTGAMFVAGALGGGLIGKVPFRILLGGSTLVMAVGILFLNMTEADSKWTVLIPALVISGFGMGAFNPARAALAIGVTEPAKSGVASGINETFQQVGIAVGIAAVGAYFQHSVADDFTGSAVGQQMGDDAANEAAHGISAGGLDAVAQAAGPLRDKVLVAGQDAFMNAFHGAMTFSAILGFVAAVIGFTMLRTKDLHASALSTVPPDLDEDGQVRPDDATDVAVGAPA, encoded by the coding sequence CGCAGATCCACGAGTCCCTGGGCAGCAGCTTCGCCGACCTGCAGTGGGTGTTCGACGCCTACGCCCTGACGCTGGCGATCTTCCTGGTGGCGGCGGGCTCGCTGGCCGACCGGATCGGCCGCAAGAAGCTCTTCCAGGTCGGCTTCGCCGTCTTCACCGTCGCCTCCCTGGCCTGCGGTCTGGCGGACGGCGCCAACGCGCTGAGCTGGTTCCGCGCGATCCAGGGTGTCGGCGCCGCCGTGATGTTCGCCGTCGGCCCGGCCATGCTCAGCCACGAGTTCCACGGCAAGGAGCGCGCGACCGCTTTCACCGCGTTCGGTGCGGCCGTGGGTCTGGCCGTGGCCACCGGTCCGCTCATCGGCGGCTCGCTGATCAACTCCCTGTCCTGGCGCTGGATCTTCTACATCAACGTGCCGGTCGGCGTGATCGCCCTGGTCATCGGCGCCCTGCGAGTGCGCGAGTCGCGCAACCCCAAGGCCCACCCCACCGACTGGGCCGGGCTCGCCACCTTCAGCGTCGCCCTGGCCGCCCTGGTGTACGCCACCATCCGCGGCCCGGTGGAGGGCTGGAAGAGCGCCACCACCCTCGGCCTCTACGCCGCCAGCGCCGTGTTCCTCGCGCTGTTCGTGTTCATCGAGAAGCGGCTGGGCGAGCGCGCCATGATCGACCTGGCGTTCTTCCGCAGCCCCACCTTCATCGGCATCTCCCTCGTCGCCATGATCGGCAACGCCGGCGCCCTGCCGTCGGTGTTCTTCGAGACCAGCTACATCGAGAACATGCTGCACGTGGACGCGTGGGGCACGGGTCTGCGCTTCCTGCCGCTGACCGGCGCGATGTTCGTGGCCGGTGCGCTCGGCGGCGGCCTCATCGGCAAGGTGCCCTTCCGCATCCTGCTGGGCGGCTCCACCCTGGTGATGGCCGTCGGCATCCTCTTCCTCAACATGACCGAGGCCGACTCCAAGTGGACGGTCCTCATCCCGGCGCTGGTCATCTCCGGCTTCGGCATGGGTGCCTTCAACCCGGCCCGCGCCGCCCTGGCCATCGGGGTCACCGAGCCCGCGAAGTCGGGTGTCGCCTCCGGCATCAACGAGACCTTCCAGCAGGTCGGCATCGCGGTCGGCATCGCCGCCGTGGGCGCCTACTTCCAGCACAGCGTGGCCGACGACTTCACCGGCTCCGCGGTGGGGCAGCAGATGGGTGACGACGCCGCCAACGAGGCCGCGCACGGCATCAGCGCCGGTGGCCTCGACGCCGTCGCGCAGGCCGCGGGCCCGCTCCGCGACAAGGTCCTCGTGGCCGGCCAGGACGCGTTCATGAACGCCTTCCACGGCGCCATGACCTTCAGCGCGATCCTCGGCTTCGTCGCCGCGGTCATCGGCTTCACCATGCTGCGCACGAAGGACCTGCACGCCAGCGCCCTCTCGACGGTCCCGCCGGACCTCGACGAGGACGGCCAGGTGCGCCCGGACGACGCCACGGACGTCGCGGTGGGCGCGCCCGCCTGA